The Primulina eburnea isolate SZY01 chromosome 8, ASM2296580v1, whole genome shotgun sequence genome contains a region encoding:
- the LOC140840258 gene encoding vesicle-associated membrane protein 721-like has protein sequence MGQQSLIYSFVARGTVILAEYTEFTGNFTGIAAQCLQKLPATNNKFTYNCDGHTFNYLVEDGFTYCVVAVESAGRQIPIAFLERVKEDFTKKYAGGKAATAVANSLNKEFGPKMKEQMQYCVDHPEEISKLAKVKAQVSEVKGVMMENIEKVLDRGEKIELLVDKTENLRSQAQDFRTQGTKMRRKMWLQNMKIKLIVLGIIIALILIIVLSVCGGFKCH, from the exons ATGGGGCAGCAGTCGTTGATCTACAGTTTTGTGGCGCGTGGAACGGTAATCCTGGCGGAGTACACTGAATTCACGGGGAATTTCACCGGAATCGCGGCGCAGTGTTTACAGAAACTTCCAGCCACCAATAATAAGTTTACGTACAACTGCGATGGACACACCTTCAATTACCTCGTCGAGGATGGATTCA CTTATTGTGTCGTGGCTGTTGAATCTGCTGGAAGACAGATTCCGATTGCATTTCTTGAGCGAGTGAAGGAGGACTTCACCAAGAAATATGCAGGAGGGAAGGCTGCAACAGCTGTTGCCAACAGCCTGAATAAAGAGTTTGG ACCCAAAATGAAGGAGCAAATGCAGTATTGTGTGGATCATCCAGAGGAGATTAGCAAGCTTGCAAAGGTGAAAGCTCAGGTTTCAGAAGTTAAAGGGGTGATGATGGAAAACATTGAAAAG GTTCTTGACCGTGGAGAGAAAATTGAACTTCTGGTTGATAAAACTGAAAATCTTCGTTCTCAG GCACAAGATTTCAGGACACAAGGAACCAAGATGAGGAGAAAGATGTGGTTGCAAAACATGAAGATAAAGCTAATTGTTCTTGGCATTATCATCGCCCTGATCCTTATCATTGTTTTGTCGGTCTGTGGTGGATTCAAATGTCATTAG